In Klebsiella aerogenes, the DNA window AGATCACCCAATGGGATCAGGTACTGAGCATGATCGAAGCGCGCAATGATAAATCGATCATCCCCTTCGGCGGCGGCTCGCCAGACGTCAGTCAGCCAAGTCTTAAGCCTATCTGGCGCGAGCTCAGCCGGGCAATCCAGCATAACCTCAGCGAGGTGCTGAACTACGACGAGCTGGCCGGACGTCGCGAACTGCGCGAACAGATCGCCCGCCTGATGCTTGACGGTGGATCGGTGCTTACCGCCGACGATCTGGTGATCACCAGCGGCTGCCACAACGCGCTATCGCTAGCGCTGCTGTCGGTGTGCCAGCCCGGCGATATCGTCGCCGTCGAATCCCCCTGCTACTATGGCACCATGCAGATGCTGCGCGGATTAGGACTGAAAGCCATCGAAATCCCCACCGATCCGGAGTCCGGGATCAGCATTGAGGCTTTAGAACTGGCGCTGGATCAGTGGCCCATTAAAGGCGTGCTTCTGGTGCCGAACTGCAATAATCCGCTGGGATTTATCATGCCGGATGCCCGCAAACGGGCGGTACTGAGCCTCGCCCAGCGCCACGATATTGTTATCTTTGAAGATGATATTTACGGCGAACTGGCCACTGAATATCCGCGCCCGCGCACCATCCATTCATGGGATATCGACGGCCGGGTAATGCTCTGCAGTTCATTTACCAAAACCATCGCCCCCGGTTTGCGCATCGGCTGGGTAGCCCCCGGACGCTACTACGATCGCCTGCTGCAGATGAAGTACGCCGCCAGCGGCACCAACGTCCCCTCCACCCAATTAGCAGCCTGCAACTTTATTCGCGAAGGCCACTACCACCGCCATGTACGCCGGATGCGGCAGATCTATCAGCGCAATATGGAGATCTACACCTGCTGGCTGCGGGAGTTTTTCCCCTGCGGGATCTGCGTCACCCGCCCGAAAGGCGGCTTTATGCTGTGGGTCGAGCTACCGGAACAGGTGGATATGGTTTGCGTCGCGAAGCAGCTGTGCAGCCTGAAAATCCAGGTGGCACCAGGCTCGCTATTTTCGGCATCAGGAAAATACCGCAACTGCTTACGGATCAACTGCGCTCTGCCGCCGATCGAGAAACATAAAGCGGTGATGGTGAAGCTGGGGGAAGCGGTGAAGGTGGCGATGGAATGAGAGACAGGGTAGCCCGGACAAGGCGCGGCCAGCGCCGCCTCCGGGATTATCCAGACTCACCCTTTCTTCTTCGGTACGATGAAATCGACGCGGCGGTTTTTCGCGCGCCCGGCATCGTCATCGTTACTCGCCACTGGCTGGCTTTCGCCTTTGCCCTGCTCGCGCAAGCGTGAGGAGTCCACGCCGTGCGCCGTCAGCCATTTGCCGACCGAACGGGCGCGGCGTAGTGACAAATCGAGGTTGTACTTATCGCTGCCTACCGAATCGGTATGCCCTTCGATCGTCACCACGCCACCAGGATCGTCGGCGATCAGCTGCGCGACCTTTTTCAGCGTCGGCTCGGCTTTTTTGGCGATAGCATCGCTATCAAAAGCGAACAACACGTCG includes these proteins:
- a CDS encoding PLP-dependent aminotransferase family protein, translating into MTRYQHLASLLAERIEQGLYRHGEKLPSVRSLSQEHGVSISTVQQAYQTLEQQQLIVPQPRSGYFVAPRRAQPPVPPMSRPVQRPVEITQWDQVLSMIEARNDKSIIPFGGGSPDVSQPSLKPIWRELSRAIQHNLSEVLNYDELAGRRELREQIARLMLDGGSVLTADDLVITSGCHNALSLALLSVCQPGDIVAVESPCYYGTMQMLRGLGLKAIEIPTDPESGISIEALELALDQWPIKGVLLVPNCNNPLGFIMPDARKRAVLSLAQRHDIVIFEDDIYGELATEYPRPRTIHSWDIDGRVMLCSSFTKTIAPGLRIGWVAPGRYYDRLLQMKYAASGTNVPSTQLAACNFIREGHYHRHVRRMRQIYQRNMEIYTCWLREFFPCGICVTRPKGGFMLWVELPEQVDMVCVAKQLCSLKIQVAPGSLFSASGKYRNCLRINCALPPIEKHKAVMVKLGEAVKVAME
- a CDS encoding OmpA family protein, with translation MSGLHKLLFASGLALCSAAGAEEAPAHAPPVILDLKATTLDLVGFPSDTGGAVLDLQSKAADLAKQSADISFRDGKDAVTLSMRSDVLFAFDSDAIAKKAEPTLKKVAQLIADDPGGVVTIEGHTDSVGSDKYNLDLSLRRARSVGKWLTAHGVDSSRLREQGKGESQPVASNDDDAGRAKNRRVDFIVPKKKG